A genome region from Carya illinoinensis cultivar Pawnee chromosome 2, C.illinoinensisPawnee_v1, whole genome shotgun sequence includes the following:
- the LOC122298037 gene encoding COP9 signalosome complex subunit 1-like — translation MEPEDSPSRPLIDEIHSNGDIEGPSRSKRPIIRSGEQLDVEAYASLYQGRTKIMRLLFIADHCEGNPGMRLEALRMAYEEIKKGENTQLFREVVQKIDPKMGLNYGMDSAWCEMVDRRAEQKKEKLENELNAYRTNLIKESIRMGYNDFGDFYYAHGALGDAFKSYVRTRDYCTTSKHIIHMCMSAILVSIEMGQFTHVTNYVGKAEQSSEALDPITASKLRCAAGLAHLEAKKYKLAARKFLEAGPELASHYNEVIASQDVATYGGLCALASFDRTELKHKVIDNDNFRNFLELVPEVRELINDFYSSHYASCLDYLGNLKANLLLDIHLHDHVESLYDQIRNKALIQYTHPFVSVDLRMMANAFKTSIAGLEKELEALITDNQIQARIDSHNKILYARHADQRNATFQRVLQTGSEFDRDVRSMLLRANLIKHEYNLRASRKL, via the exons ATGGAACCCGAGGACTCGCCGTCTCGCCCACTAATCGATGAGATCCACTCCAACGGCGACATCGAAGGTCCGAGCCGCAGCAAGAGGCCAATTATACGTAGCGGCGAGCAGCTCGACGTGGAAGCCTACGCAAGCCTCTACCAGGGGCGCACCAAGATCATGCGCCTCCTTTTCATCGCGGACCACTGCGAGGGCAACCCGGGGATGCGGCTGGAGGCTCTCCGCATGGCCTACGAAGAGATCAAGAAGGGAGAGAATACCCAACTCTTTAGAGAAGTGGTGCAGAAGATTGACCCAAAGATGGGGCTCAACTATGGGATGGACTCCGCTTGGTGTGAGATGGTTGACCGCAGGGCCGAACAGAAGAAGGAGAAACTCGAGAACGAGCTCAACGCGTATAGG AcaaatttgatcaaagaaagcATAAGAATGGGATACAATGattttggagatttttattATGCTCACGGTGCACTTGGGGATGCTTTTAAAAGTTATGTACGGACTCGTGATTATTGCACTACATCAAAACATATCATCCATATGTGTATGAGTGCAATTCTGGTCAGCATTGAGATGGGTCAATTCACTCACGTGACAAACTATGTGGGTAAAGCAGAACAATCATCAGAGGCCCTTGACCCAATCACAGCCTCAAAACTACGTTGTGCTGCAGGATTGGCTCATTTAGAGGCTAAAAAATACAAGCTTGCTGCTCGTAAG TTCTTGGAAGCAGGTCCTGAATTGGCAAGTCACTACAACGAAGTCATTGCATCACAAGATGTTGCAACATATGGCGGACTTTGTGCACTTGCAAGTTTTGACAGAACAGAGTTGAAG CACAAAGTTATAGACAATGACAACTTCCGGAATTTCTTAGAGTTAGTACCTGAAGTAAGGGAGCTTATCAATGATTTCTACTCGAG CCATTATGCGTCGTGCCTGGATTACCTTGGAAATCTCAAAGCAAATCTGTTGCTTGACATCCATTTACATGACCATGTTGAGTCATTGTATGATCAAATCCGTAACAAAGCCCTCATCCAGTATACACACCCATTTGTCTCAGTTGATTTGCGAATGATGGCTAATGCCTTCAAAACAAGCATTGCAGGGCTAGAGAAAGAACTTGAAGCATTGATTACAGACAACCAAATACAG GCTCGAATTGACTCACACAACAAAATTTTGTATGCACGTCATGCAGATCAAAGAAATGCAACTTTCCAGCGAGTTTTACAGACAGGCAGTGAATTTGATCGGGATGTTCGGTCAATGTTGCTGAGAGCAAATCTCATTAAGCATGAATACAATCTTAGGGCATCAAGGAAACTTTGA